A segment of the Streptomyces diastaticus subsp. diastaticus genome:
GGGTTCCAGGGCTTCCCCGAGGGCGCGCCGTACGACCGGGTCATCGCGACGTGCGGCCTTCGGTCCCTGCCGTTCGCCTGGGTGCGCCAGTCCCGGCCGGGCGGCGTCATCGTGGCCCCCTGGGGGACGCACTACAGCAACGCGGATGCCATCGCCCGGCTGGTCGTCGCAGAGGACGGGCGGAGCGCATCCGGGACGTTCGCCGGACCGGTGGAGTTCATGAAGCTCCGGTCCCAGCGGCTGCCGCCGGTCGCGCACCGCGCGTACGTGCCGGACACGGTGGCCGTCGGCGAGGAGACCATGACCACGGTGGCGGAGGAGGCGTTCACCGGGGACCGGTTCGGCGCCGGGCGGTTCGCGCTGGGGCTGCGCGTCCCCGCGTGCGTGAACGTCGTCGCCGAGAAGCGCGACGGCGCCCGGCCGGTGTGGTTCTACGGACTCACCGACCGTTCCTGGGCGTGCGCGATGTTCCGCGACGGCGACACGGCCCGCGTCTGGCAGTCCGGCCCGCGCCGGCTGTGGGACGAGGCCGAGGCGGCGCTCGCCTGGTGGGAGGCGCGAGGCAGGCCGGGCCATGAGCGCCTCGGCCTGACCGTGACCGGGGAAGGGCAGTCGGCCTGGCTGGACGACCCGGCCGACGCCTGGGAGGTCTGATCCCGGCGCCGGCCCGGACGGCGCTCGACGCCGCCCCCTCCGCAAGGCCCGCGGGGCCCGAGCCGAAAGGCCGGGCCCTGCCCAGGGCACCCCCCGGAGGAGGTCAGCCCCGCGTCGCCCACTCCCGCACCTTGTCGATCCGCTGGCGGATCTGACCGGCGGTGGCTTCCGCGCTCGGCGGCCCCCCGCACGCCCGCCGCAGCTCGTTGTGGATGACGCCGTGCGGCTTCCCGGTCTGGTGGACGTACGCCCCCACCAGGGTGTTGAGCTGCTTGCGCAGTTCCAGCAGCTCCTTGTGGGAGACGACGGGCCGGCGGTCGGCGGGCAGTTCGAGCAGGTCGGCCTCGCTGTCGGGCTTCTTGCGGCTGTGCGCGATCTGCCGGGCCTGCCGCTTCTGGAGGAGCAGCTGCACCTGGTCGGGTTCGAGGAGGCCGGGAATGCCGAGGTAGTCCTGTTCCTCCTCGCTGCCGGGATGGGCCTGCATGCCGAACTCGGCGCCGTCGAAGAGGACGCGGTCGAAGACGGCCTCGGACTCCAGGGCCTCGAAGGAGAACTGCTCCTGCTCCCCCGTGTCCTCGTCCTGTTCCTTGTTGGCCTCGTCCATCTCCTTCTCGGACTCGGCGTACGGGTCCTCCTCGCCGTCCTTCCTCGGCTTGTCGAGGACGTGGTCGCGCTCGACCTCCATCTCGTTGGCGAAACCGAGCAGGTTGGGGACGGTCGGCAGGAAGACCGAGGCGGTCTCGCCGCGCCGCCGGGAGCGCACGAAGCGGCCGACGGCCTGCGCGAAGAAGAGCGGGGTGGAGATGGTGGTGGCGTAGACGCCGACGGCCAGGCGGGGCACGTCGACGCCCTCGGAGACCATCCGGACGGCGACCATCCACCGGTCCTGGCTCTGGCTGAAGTCGTCGATGCGCTGGGAGGCGCCCGCGTCGTCGGACAGGACCAGGGTCGCCTTGTTCCCGGTGATCTCGCGGATCAGCTTGGCGTAGGCGCGGGCCTGGTCCTGGTCGGTGGCGATGACCAGCGCCCCGGCGTCGGGGATGGCCTTGCGGACCTCGGTGAGCCGCTGGTCGGCGGCGCGCAGCACGTTGGGCATCCAGTCGCCGCGCGGGTCGAGCGCGGTCCGCCACGCCTGCGAGACGGCGTCCTTGGTCATCGGCTCGCCGAGCCGGGCGGCGATCTCGTCGCCCGCCTTGGTGCGCCAGCGCATCTGCCCGCTGTAGCTGAGGAAGATCACGGGGCGGACGACGCCGTCGCCGAGCGCGCTGCCGTAGCCGTACGTGTAGTCGGCGGCGGAACGGCGGATGCCGTCGTTGCCCTCCTCGTACGTGACGAAGGGGATGGGGTTGGTGTCGGAGCGGAACGGGGTGCCGGTGAGGGCGAGGCGGCGGGTGGCCGGCTCGAAAGCCTCCAGGCACGCCTCGCCCCAGGACTTGGAGTCACCGGCGTGATGGATCTCGTCGAGGATGACGAGGGTCTTGCGCTGCTCGACGCGGTTGCGGTGCAGCATCGGCCGGACACCGACGCCCGCGTAGGTGACGGCGACGCCCTGGTACTCCTTGCTGAGCGGCCCGGCGCTGTACCCGGGGTCCAGCTTGATGCCTATCCGGGCGGCGGCCTCGGCCCACTGCTTCTTCAGGTGCTCGGTCGGCGCGACCACCGTGATCTGCTGCACGACGTGGTGGTGCAGCATCCAGGAGGCCAGGGTGAGCGCGAAGGTGGTCTTCCCGGCGCCCGGCGTGGCGACCGCGAGGAAGTCGCGGGGCTGCTCCTGGACGTACTTGTCCATCGCGGCCTGCTGCCAGGCCCGCAGCTTTCCGGCGGTACCCCAGGGGGCCCGGCCGGGGAAGGCGGGTGAGAGGTGATGGGAGGCGGAAGTAGTCACGGTCTCCGATTCGGTGCTCTCGGCTCGGGCCGGGTCGCGCCCCGGCCCACGTACGACAACCGGGCCACCCTACCCGGGCGCGGCACCCTCCCCGCCCGCCGGACCGGGGGCGCGGGGGGATGCGACAGGGGTCACAGAGGTACGGGCGCAAAGGCGGCCGGGGCCCGGTCGTGTCGGCGGTGTGGCAGTCGCGTTGCGTTCGCGGCCGATGCCTTGAGGCCCGGTTCCCGGCGGGCCTACCGTCATGGATGTGCCGGGGGGAACCCCCAGATCTCCCCGGCCAGGACCGTGTGCCCGAGAGGCTCAGGGACTCGTCCGCAAAGCGAGGAACGCGGGTTCGAATCCCGCCACGGTCTCGGTCCCGGCCACCACGCCGACGGCCCCGCCCAGGAGAAGGGCGGGGCCGTCGGCGTGTACGGGCCGGGGTGGCGGCCGGGCCGCGGGCGGGGGGCGTCCGTGCCGTTCCCGGCGCGCCACCGCGCCCTCAGCTCTGGGCCACCGCCGCCTGCGGGCGGATCGGGAGGCGGTTGACCGGGCGGCCGGAGGCGGCGCGCACGGCGGAGGCGACGGCGGCCGGCGCGGTGACCACCGGTACGGCGCTGGCGGCCTTGGCGCCGAAGGGGGCGACCACGTCACGCTCCTCGACCAGCCGGACGACGCGGATGTCGGGGGTGTCCAGCGCGGTCGGCAGGGCGTACCCGGTGAGGTCGGGGTGGCGCAGGACGCCCTGGGGCGCGCGCAGGTTCTCGGTGAGGGCGGCGCCGAGCCCCTGGGTGAGCCCGGCCTCGATGCGGGCGGCGAGCTGTGCCGGGTTGAGGACCCGGCCGACGTCCTGGGCGACGGCCAGCTCGACCACCCGGACCGAGCCCATCTCCACGTCCACGTCGACCACGGCGCGCACCGCGCAGAAGACCAGGCCGACGAAGGCGTCCCCCTGCCCGGCGCCGTCCAGCGGCTCGGTGGGGTGCGGGCGGCACTGGGCGGTGGCCCAGAGTTCCTTGCCGTCCATCGCCTCGGTGACGGTGGTGGAGAGCACCCCGTCGTAGGAGGTGATCTTGCCGTCGGTGATCTGGAGGAGTTCGGTGGACATGCCGAACTGGTGGGCCAGCGGCTGGAGCAGTTGCGTGCGGACCATCTTGGCGGCGCGTTCGACGGCACCGGCGGAGACCCAGGTGTGGCGGCCGTGGCAGGACGGTCCGGCGGGTGGCTGGTCGGTGTCGACGGGGGCGACGGCCACCTCCTCGATGCCCAGGGTCTCCTGGACGATCTGCCGGGCCAGCGTGGTGAACCCCTGTCCGGTCTCGACGGCGGCGCAGATGACGGTGGCCCGGCCGTCCTGGACGCGGACGGTGGCGGTGGAGACCTCGTCGGCGCCCTCGGCCCCGAGCATGTGGACCATGCCCAGCCCGTAGCCGACGCCGCGCCGCACGGCACCGGGCTCACCGGCGCCCTCGGGGCCGCCGGGCAGCAGCCACTCCTCCTCGGGGGTGTCCTTGGGGAGCGCGGGCAGCGGGAAGTCCTGGACGGCCTGGAGGAGTTCGGCGACCGGCGCCGGGCAGGTCACGGTCTGGCCGGTGGGCAGCACGTCTCCGGTGGACAGCACGTTGCGGGCGCGGACCTCGGCCGGCTCCAGGCCGAGCTTCTTGGCGAGCTTGTCCATCTGCGCCTCGTAGGCCGCGCAGACCTGGAGGGCGCCCTCGCCGCGGACGTGCCCGGCGGGCGGGTTGTTGGTGCGCACCGCCCAGCCGTCGATGGTGGCGTGCGGGACGACGTACGGGCCGCAGGCGAAGGCGACGGCGGCGGCCAGCGACTCGCGGGAGGAGTCGGTGTACGCGCCGCAGTCCATCAGGATCTGCGCCTCGACGCGGACCAGCTTGCCCTCGGCGTCGGCATGGTGGCGGTAGCGGAGCAGGGTGGGGTGGCGGTGGGCGTGGCCGAGGAAGGACTCCTCGCGGGTGGCGGCCAGTTTGACCGGGCAGCCGGTGCGCATCGCGAGCAGCCCGAGCGGCAGCAGGAAACCGGGGTCCTCGCGGTCGGCGGTGGCGCCGGGGACGCCGGTGACGACGACCTTGACGCGCTCCGGGTCGAGCCCGTAGACGGCGGCGGCCCGGTCGCGGTCCGCGTGCGGGTCGGTGGAGGCGGCGTACAGCTCGACGCCGCCGTCGGGGCGGGGCACGGCGAGGCCGGCCTCGGCGCCGACGGGGGCGGGGTCCTGGCGGCCGATGCGGTAGACGCCCTCGACGACGGTCTCGCCGGTCGCCTCCTGGTCGCCGTGGCGCAGCGGGATGTGGCGGACGACGTTGCCGTCGGGGTGGAGCGGTTCGGCGGTGAAGGCTTCCTCGGGGTCGGTCTGGGCCGGGAGCACCTCGTACTCGACCATGATCGCGGCGGCGGCCATCCGGGCGGTGTCCGGGTGGTCGGCGGCGACGGCGGCCAGCGGTTCGCCGTGGTGGCGGACGACCTCGGAGGCGAAGACGGGCCGGTCGGCGCCGTAGCGGCCGTGCAGCTTCTCGCCGGGCACGTCCTCGTGGGTGACGATCGCGTGCACGCCGGGCATCCGGGCGGCCTGCCCGGTGTCGATGGAGACCACCCGGGCGTGCGCGTGCGGGGAGCGCAGCACGGCGGCCCAGAGCAGTCCCTCGGCCCACAGATCGGCGGCGTACGGGAAGGTGCCCTCGGTCTTGGCGCGGGCCTCGGCGAGCGGCAGGGAGACCCCGAGCCCGTGCGGGGCCGGTTCGGTGCCGGCCTGGGCGGGGATGCCGGTGGCGGTGTCGTGGCTCACGCCTGGCCTCCGTCCGGGTGGTGGCCCTGGTGCGGGCCGGGTGCGTGCGGGTCGTGCGGGCCCTGCTCGCCGTAGCCGTAGCCGTCCTGGCCGTGGTGCGCCGGGTGGCCGCCGGTGTCGTACGAGGGCGGGGGCTGGGGCAGGTCGGCATAGCCGTCGGGGAGGGTGCCGTACGGATGGCCGGGGTCGTCGGCGGGGCCGGACCGGTGCGGGATCACCACGTCGGCCGGCTCCTCGTCGGCGGCCTCGGCGCCGGGGCCGGCCTCCGGCTCGGTGGCGCTCTCCTCGTCGGCCGCGGCGGCCTCGGCGACGGCCTCGCGTTCGCCGACGACGTCGCGGACCGCCTCCACGATGGAGCGGTAGCCGGAGCAGCGGCAGAGGTTGCCGGAGAGGGCCTGACGGGTCTCCAGGTCGGTGGGGCGGGGGTTGCCCTCCAGCAGGTCGTGAATGGTCATCGCCATGCCGGGGATGCAGAACCCGCACTGGACGGCGCAGCGGCGGGCCAGTGCGCGCTGCACGTCGGAGGGTTCGCCCGGGACGCCGTCCTCGGTGGCGCCGAGTCCCTCGACGGTGTGGATGTCGCTGCCCTCGGTGGTGGCGGCGGGGACCAGGCAGGAGGCGACGACGCGGCCGTCGACGCGGACGGCGCAGGCCCCGCACTCGCCCTGCGAGCAGCCGTCCTTGGCCCCGGCGAGACCGAGCCGCTCGCGCAGCACGTGCAGCAGCGACTCGCCGATCCACGCCTCGGTGACGGGCCGGTCGATGCCGTTGACGTTGAGCGTGTACGAGACGACCGGGCGCTCGTCGTGGAGCACGTCCGCCTCCGGCTCGGGCGCGGAATCCGCCCCGGGCTCTGGGGGCGTGTCGGCAGCCGCCTCGGCAGGGGTGTCCGCGGCTTCGCCGCCGGCGTCCGCCCCCGCTTCCGCTTCGGCTTCCGGTACCGACTCCGGGGCGGGCTCCTCCGCCGCCTCTCCGGGCGCCTCAGCGACCGGGGGCACTTCCGCCCGGCGTTCCGCTTCCAGGCCGTCCTGGGCCTCGTGGAGGGGGTCGGGGGCGGCCTGGGAGGCGGGCTCCGGCTCCGGCTCCGGCCCCGGCTCCGAGGGGGAGGCGTCCGGGCCTTCGGCCCACGGCGCCCTCGCGCCGCCGGGGAGGGTGGGCGGCGCCTGGTGGGTCGGGGCGGCCGCCCAGCCGCCGGTCTGCGCCGCGGTGGTGAGCGGGTACTCCCCGGAGTCCTCGGGCGCGTCCTCCGGGGCGAGCGGGACCGACCACTGGCCGGTGCCCCCGTGCGCGGGGGCGGGCGCGGACGGGGCGCTCTCGTCGAGGGCGGCTGCGAAGTCCCAGTGGCCGGCGGCGTCCTGGCCGGCGCCGGCCGAGCCGGGGCCCTGCTGCTGGCCGGGGATGGCGGGGCCGTCGTGCGGGTGCCCGGCGCGCTCGGCGCCGACGAAGGCGTCGCCGAGGTTGGGGCGGGGGCCGTCGGCCGCGAGACCGGGCGGGATGGTCAGGGGCCGGGTGTCGCCGAAGGCGTCGGTGGCGGCGAAGGCGTCGGCCGGGGGCTGCGGATAGCCGTCGGCGCCGGGGACCTGCGCACCGTCGGGGTACACGTCGGCGACGACCTGGCCGGGCGCGGCCTCCGGCACCTCCTGCGGCGGCAGCGTCCCGTACGGGTCGGGGCCCTGGCCGGGCACCTGGCCGTACGGGTCGGGTGCGGGGGCGCCGCCCCCGACGGTGCCGGGGACGCTCCACACGCCCGTGGCGGCCGGGTCGGCGGGGCCGTTGGCGGGGGTGACGGTGATCGGGGGCACATACCCCTGGCCGGGGGCGGCGAGGGGGATGTCGGCGATGCCCTCGGGGAGCTGGACGAAGGCGGTGGCCCCGTCGTCGTACTCCTCGCCGCCCTGGTGGGGGATGGCACCCCAGCCCAGGGAGGTGCCGGGGGCCGCCCCGGTCCCCTCGCGCCGCTCGTCGTCGGTCATGACAGCGCTCTTCCCAGTGCTCGTCGGGCCAGCGCGGCGACGGTGCGCCGCAGGTGCAGTACGGCGGGCGACAGTTTCGGCGGCTCGCCGCCGTCGGCCGGGGCCTCCGGATCGGGCACGCAGGCCGTGGCCACGTACGTCCCGAAGGCGGTGAGGGCCTCCTGCGACAGGCCGCGTTCGCCGTCCCAGTCGATGAGGGAGGCGGCCCAGCGTTCCGCCTCCAGGGGCCGCAGCGGCATGGGGGCGATGGCGCCGATGGCGCACCGCACCTCGCGCCGGGCCGGGTCGACGACCAGGGCGACGGAGGCGGTGGCACGGCCGGGGCCGGTGCGGCCGGTGGCCTTGAGGAAGACCTGCGGGGCGTGCAGCAGCGGGACGCGGACCCAGCCGATGAGTTCCCCGCCGCGCAACATGTCCATGCCCGCCAGCAGATGGGAGACGGCGACCTCGCGGCGGCCGCCGCCGGGCGAGGCCACGACGAGGGTGGCCTCCAGGGCGGCGAGGACGGGCAGGGTGTCGCCGGAGGGGGCGGCGGTGGCGATGTTGCCGCCGAGCGTCCCGGCGTTGCGGATCTGCGGGGGGCCGGCGGCGCGGGCGGCGGCGGCGAGCGCC
Coding sequences within it:
- a CDS encoding methyltransferase domain-containing protein, whose translation is MTGGALASDWLPAFTEVPRSAFLPELMWPFAMEAGRSVPVSRSSDPGSWLAYADADVPIVTQWDDGRHAGTEPGEVSTSSASMPSVVFRMLRALDVRAGQRVLEIGTGTGWNAALLAHRAGAGNVVTVEVDGAVAERAERALRAFGAPVRVVHGDGFQGFPEGAPYDRVIATCGLRSLPFAWVRQSRPGGVIVAPWGTHYSNADAIARLVVAEDGRSASGTFAGPVEFMKLRSQRLPPVAHRAYVPDTVAVGEETMTTVAEEAFTGDRFGAGRFALGLRVPACVNVVAEKRDGARPVWFYGLTDRSWACAMFRDGDTARVWQSGPRRLWDEAEAALAWWEARGRPGHERLGLTVTGEGQSAWLDDPADAWEV
- a CDS encoding xanthine dehydrogenase family protein molybdopterin-binding subunit, whose protein sequence is MSHDTATGIPAQAGTEPAPHGLGVSLPLAEARAKTEGTFPYAADLWAEGLLWAAVLRSPHAHARVVSIDTGQAARMPGVHAIVTHEDVPGEKLHGRYGADRPVFASEVVRHHGEPLAAVAADHPDTARMAAAAIMVEYEVLPAQTDPEEAFTAEPLHPDGNVVRHIPLRHGDQEATGETVVEGVYRIGRQDPAPVGAEAGLAVPRPDGGVELYAASTDPHADRDRAAAVYGLDPERVKVVVTGVPGATADREDPGFLLPLGLLAMRTGCPVKLAATREESFLGHAHRHPTLLRYRHHADAEGKLVRVEAQILMDCGAYTDSSRESLAAAVAFACGPYVVPHATIDGWAVRTNNPPAGHVRGEGALQVCAAYEAQMDKLAKKLGLEPAEVRARNVLSTGDVLPTGQTVTCPAPVAELLQAVQDFPLPALPKDTPEEEWLLPGGPEGAGEPGAVRRGVGYGLGMVHMLGAEGADEVSTATVRVQDGRATVICAAVETGQGFTTLARQIVQETLGIEEVAVAPVDTDQPPAGPSCHGRHTWVSAGAVERAAKMVRTQLLQPLAHQFGMSTELLQITDGKITSYDGVLSTTVTEAMDGKELWATAQCRPHPTEPLDGAGQGDAFVGLVFCAVRAVVDVDVEMGSVRVVELAVAQDVGRVLNPAQLAARIEAGLTQGLGAALTENLRAPQGVLRHPDLTGYALPTALDTPDIRVVRLVEERDVVAPFGAKAASAVPVVTAPAAVASAVRAASGRPVNRLPIRPQAAVAQS
- a CDS encoding (2Fe-2S)-binding protein produces the protein MTDDERREGTGAAPGTSLGWGAIPHQGGEEYDDGATAFVQLPEGIADIPLAAPGQGYVPPITVTPANGPADPAATGVWSVPGTVGGGAPAPDPYGQVPGQGPDPYGTLPPQEVPEAAPGQVVADVYPDGAQVPGADGYPQPPADAFAATDAFGDTRPLTIPPGLAADGPRPNLGDAFVGAERAGHPHDGPAIPGQQQGPGSAGAGQDAAGHWDFAAALDESAPSAPAPAHGGTGQWSVPLAPEDAPEDSGEYPLTTAAQTGGWAAAPTHQAPPTLPGGARAPWAEGPDASPSEPGPEPEPEPASQAAPDPLHEAQDGLEAERRAEVPPVAEAPGEAAEEPAPESVPEAEAEAGADAGGEAADTPAEAAADTPPEPGADSAPEPEADVLHDERPVVSYTLNVNGIDRPVTEAWIGESLLHVLRERLGLAGAKDGCSQGECGACAVRVDGRVVASCLVPAATTEGSDIHTVEGLGATEDGVPGEPSDVQRALARRCAVQCGFCIPGMAMTIHDLLEGNPRPTDLETRQALSGNLCRCSGYRSIVEAVRDVVGEREAVAEAAAADEESATEPEAGPGAEAADEEPADVVIPHRSGPADDPGHPYGTLPDGYADLPQPPPSYDTGGHPAHHGQDGYGYGEQGPHDPHAPGPHQGHHPDGGQA
- a CDS encoding FAD binding domain-containing protein; translation: MTTHAPQAAASVTLPASLDEAVAALAATPAAVPVAGGTDLMTSVNAGQLRPTALVGLNRVREIRGWQYLDGHALLGAGLTHARMGRPDFAALIPALAAAARAAGPPQIRNAGTLGGNIATAAPSGDTLPVLAALEATLVVASPGGGRREVAVSHLLAGMDMLRGGELIGWVRVPLLHAPQVFLKATGRTGPGRATASVALVVDPARREVRCAIGAIAPMPLRPLEAERWAASLIDWDGERGLSQEALTAFGTYVATACVPDPEAPADGGEPPKLSPAVLHLRRTVAALARRALGRALS
- a CDS encoding DEAD/DEAH box helicase; the encoded protein is MDKYVQEQPRDFLAVATPGAGKTTFALTLASWMLHHHVVQQITVVAPTEHLKKQWAEAAARIGIKLDPGYSAGPLSKEYQGVAVTYAGVGVRPMLHRNRVEQRKTLVILDEIHHAGDSKSWGEACLEAFEPATRRLALTGTPFRSDTNPIPFVTYEEGNDGIRRSAADYTYGYGSALGDGVVRPVIFLSYSGQMRWRTKAGDEIAARLGEPMTKDAVSQAWRTALDPRGDWMPNVLRAADQRLTEVRKAIPDAGALVIATDQDQARAYAKLIREITGNKATLVLSDDAGASQRIDDFSQSQDRWMVAVRMVSEGVDVPRLAVGVYATTISTPLFFAQAVGRFVRSRRRGETASVFLPTVPNLLGFANEMEVERDHVLDKPRKDGEEDPYAESEKEMDEANKEQDEDTGEQEQFSFEALESEAVFDRVLFDGAEFGMQAHPGSEEEQDYLGIPGLLEPDQVQLLLQKRQARQIAHSRKKPDSEADLLELPADRRPVVSHKELLELRKQLNTLVGAYVHQTGKPHGVIHNELRRACGGPPSAEATAGQIRQRIDKVREWATRG